From Halodesulfovibrio aestuarii DSM 17919 = ATCC 29578, the proteins below share one genomic window:
- the cydB gene encoding cytochrome d ubiquinol oxidase subunit II — protein sequence MTLELIWFLLWGVLWGVYFVLDGFDLGLGTLFPFFAKNEREKRVLYNTVAPFWDGNEVWLIAAGGITFAAFPKAYAIMFSALYAPLLIILFALIMRAASFEFRNKVDSDGWRKMWDIFQFLGNFVPALLFGVAFANIFQGIPFDANGVYHGSIIQLLNVYGIIGGLFFVINFAMHGAMWLSMKSEGHIHDRAINYAKKLWVFTVALAIAFLAATAIYTDLFVNYQKSGMLLVIPAIGVTALLMVRIFLAGGRNHLAWISNAISIFFIIMFGIVGMFPKLLPSNLDPAASVTIFNGASSTLTLQIMLGVVVVIIPLVLLYQLWAVRLLMHVVDDEVLDSDESY from the coding sequence ATGACTCTTGAACTTATATGGTTTTTATTGTGGGGAGTCCTCTGGGGCGTCTACTTCGTGTTAGACGGTTTTGATCTGGGGCTCGGAACTCTTTTCCCGTTCTTTGCGAAAAACGAACGCGAAAAACGTGTTCTGTATAATACAGTGGCTCCATTCTGGGATGGCAACGAAGTATGGTTAATTGCAGCTGGCGGTATAACTTTCGCTGCATTCCCAAAAGCATACGCTATTATGTTCAGTGCACTCTACGCACCGCTTCTCATCATTCTGTTTGCTCTCATCATGCGTGCAGCAAGCTTTGAGTTCCGTAATAAAGTAGATTCTGATGGCTGGCGTAAAATGTGGGATATTTTCCAGTTCCTCGGCAACTTTGTACCAGCTCTGCTTTTCGGTGTCGCTTTTGCCAATATTTTCCAAGGCATTCCTTTTGATGCAAACGGCGTATATCATGGAAGTATTATCCAACTGCTCAACGTGTATGGCATCATCGGCGGACTGTTCTTTGTAATCAACTTTGCAATGCACGGTGCAATGTGGCTTTCTATGAAATCAGAAGGGCACATTCATGACCGCGCTATAAACTATGCTAAAAAATTGTGGGTATTCACTGTAGCTCTGGCTATTGCATTTCTCGCAGCCACTGCCATCTACACTGATTTATTCGTAAACTACCAGAAGAGTGGTATGCTGCTTGTTATCCCTGCAATTGGCGTAACGGCACTGCTTATGGTTCGAATATTCCTTGCTGGTGGCCGTAACCATCTTGCATGGATCAGCAACGCAATCTCCATCTTCTTTATAATCATGTTCGGTATAGTGGGGATGTTCCCGAAACTGCTGCCTTCCAATCTCGATCCGGCAGCATCCGTAACTATCTTCAACGGTGCATCCAGTACCCTTACCTTGCAGATTATGCTCGGCGTAGTGGTAGTGATCATCCCGCTTGTCCTTCTCTATCAGTTATGGGCTGTAAGACTGCTCATGCATGTAGTAGACGACGAAGTGCTCGATTCTGACGAATCCTACTAG
- a CDS encoding YchJ family protein has protein sequence MAKCPCGSDLEFSACCEPIISGQTPAPTAEALMRSRYSAHVLGSYEYLGSSVHPDMRGDLSEEEIKEWSEKITWTGLDILGTKDGGENDVTGEVEFVANYKLGGVPQEMHEHAFFRKEGKDWFYVEGMVQNHDTYRRETPKVGRNEPCPCGSGKKFKKCCGKN, from the coding sequence ATGGCAAAATGTCCTTGCGGTTCTGATCTTGAATTTTCTGCATGTTGTGAGCCAATTATTTCCGGCCAAACCCCTGCTCCTACTGCAGAGGCTCTTATGCGTTCCCGTTACTCTGCACATGTACTGGGAAGCTATGAATATCTTGGTAGTTCTGTTCATCCAGATATGCGCGGAGATCTTTCTGAAGAGGAAATAAAAGAATGGTCTGAAAAAATTACATGGACTGGTCTTGATATCCTCGGCACCAAAGATGGTGGCGAAAACGATGTGACAGGTGAAGTTGAGTTTGTTGCGAACTACAAACTTGGCGGCGTACCACAGGAAATGCACGAGCATGCATTTTTCCGTAAAGAAGGCAAAGACTGGTTCTATGTAGAAGGTATGGTTCAAAACCACGATACCTACCGTCGTGAGACTCCAAAGGTAGGTCGTAATGAGCCTTGTCCTTGCGGCTCCGGTAAAAAATTCAAAAAGTGTTGTGGTAAGAACTAA
- a CDS encoding PilZ domain-containing protein, with amino-acid sequence MPQEAHYRERRAMTRYPHPFTASIAEFVFPMSCQPEFKAECLDMTSKGAMLEVCSIIPKGSVQQVSIELPGFEKKLHKNSLLNCDSPYQIRVVSRVIWATVKNDTSVIGIEFLNMNKSAEQALARYLKEKRTQGLPDNKS; translated from the coding sequence ATGCCACAAGAGGCTCATTATCGAGAACGCAGGGCAATGACACGTTACCCCCACCCGTTTACTGCATCCATAGCTGAATTTGTATTTCCTATGTCCTGCCAGCCGGAATTTAAGGCTGAATGTTTAGACATGACGTCCAAAGGTGCCATGCTGGAAGTCTGCTCAATAATTCCAAAAGGAAGCGTGCAGCAAGTAAGCATCGAGCTACCCGGATTTGAAAAAAAATTGCATAAGAACAGTCTGTTAAATTGCGACAGTCCATATCAGATTCGCGTTGTTTCACGAGTAATCTGGGCAACGGTCAAAAATGACACCTCTGTCATTGGTATTGAATTCTTAAATATGAATAAAAGTGCTGAGCAGGCATTGGCCCGATATCTAAAAGAGAAACGCACACAAGGTCTTCCTGACAATAAATCATAA
- the serS gene encoding serine--tRNA ligase, translated as MLDLKLLQKNPQVVAEALAKRNSSINVEEFSKIDKRRRELLVELESLKSERNKASGEVAQMKRSGEDASELISRLGSLSDKIKELDAETDTIKTVMNEWLIAVPNIPHESVPVGANENDNVESHKWGEKPSMSFTPKEHWEIAETMGGLDFERAAKLTGSRFAVLWGWAARLERALINMFLDMQTLEHGYTEVFPPAIVNSTTMTGTGQLPKFEEDLFRLNHKDYYLIPTAEVPLTNMHSGEILEEGDLPRAYTAQTQCFRSEAGSYGKDTKGIFRMHQFTKVEMVRFAHPDNSYDELEKMRQHAENILQRLGLHYRVVTLCTGDMGFSSSKTYDIEVWLPGQNKYREVSSCSNCVDFQARRANLRFKRKGSKKPEFVHTLNGSGLPTGRTMIAIIENYQQEDGSIVIPEALRPYMGGLEKITPDMAIK; from the coding sequence ATGCTCGATCTCAAACTTTTGCAGAAAAATCCGCAAGTTGTAGCCGAAGCTTTGGCTAAGCGAAACTCTTCCATTAATGTTGAAGAGTTTTCTAAAATCGACAAACGTCGCAGAGAATTACTCGTAGAACTTGAGTCTCTTAAAAGCGAACGCAACAAAGCATCCGGAGAAGTAGCTCAGATGAAACGCTCAGGCGAAGATGCATCTGAACTGATTTCCCGTCTCGGTTCACTGTCCGATAAAATCAAAGAGCTTGATGCTGAAACGGATACTATCAAAACCGTAATGAATGAATGGCTTATTGCTGTTCCTAATATACCACATGAAAGTGTTCCTGTTGGTGCAAACGAAAACGATAACGTTGAGTCACACAAATGGGGCGAAAAGCCATCTATGTCCTTCACTCCTAAAGAACATTGGGAAATTGCAGAGACTATGGGCGGCCTTGACTTTGAACGCGCTGCTAAACTTACCGGCTCCCGCTTTGCTGTATTGTGGGGCTGGGCTGCTCGCTTAGAACGCGCTCTTATCAATATGTTCCTCGATATGCAGACTCTTGAGCACGGCTACACTGAAGTGTTCCCGCCTGCTATCGTAAACAGCACAACCATGACAGGTACCGGTCAGCTGCCAAAATTCGAAGAAGATCTCTTCCGTCTTAACCATAAAGACTACTACCTCATCCCGACTGCTGAAGTACCACTGACAAACATGCATTCTGGTGAGATTCTTGAGGAAGGCGATTTGCCGCGTGCATACACTGCACAAACTCAATGCTTCCGTTCTGAAGCTGGTAGTTACGGCAAAGATACTAAAGGTATCTTTCGCATGCACCAGTTTACCAAAGTTGAGATGGTGCGCTTCGCGCATCCAGACAACTCGTATGATGAACTTGAAAAAATGCGTCAACACGCAGAAAACATCCTCCAGCGCCTCGGTCTGCACTATCGTGTAGTAACGCTGTGCACTGGCGACATGGGCTTCTCTTCCTCTAAAACCTACGACATCGAAGTTTGGTTACCGGGACAGAATAAATACCGTGAAGTTTCCTCATGTTCCAACTGCGTAGATTTTCAAGCTCGCCGTGCAAACCTCAGATTTAAACGCAAGGGCTCTAAAAAACCTGAGTTTGTGCATACACTGAATGGTTCCGGCCTTCCTACAGGTCGTACCATGATTGCGATCATTGAGAACTATCAACAGGAAGACGGCTCTATCGTAATCCCAGAAGCCTTACGTCCTTACATGGGTGGTCTTGAAAAAATCACTCCAGATATGGCAATCAAATAA
- the mtnA gene encoding S-methyl-5-thioribose-1-phosphate isomerase encodes MERHIRFSDEDSALVLLDQRYLPTREDDYYCRTVENIIYALQTMVVRGAPAIGVTAAYGCWIAANEVADSKNWKEELNVKLEEIAEARPTAVNLRWGVERMKALWASSQVETIEELMKIWLEEAKIIHQEDIEICKLIGVHGATVIEDGDTIMTHCNAGALATAGYGTALGVVRGAIDAGKKDVSVIANETRPFLQGARLTAYELKEDGIPVTVACDNACGLLMRRGMVNKVVVGADRVAANGDAVNKIGTYSVALLAKAHKVPFYVAAPLSTIDRNMPDGDSTPIEDRTPLEVTHVGDTQITPDGVPVFNFAFDPTPNELIAGIVTEVGVLRPPFTESIKKAFEEQGK; translated from the coding sequence ATGGAACGTCATATTCGTTTTTCTGATGAAGATTCTGCCCTTGTGTTGCTCGATCAGCGTTATCTTCCGACGCGTGAAGACGATTACTATTGTCGCACTGTAGAAAATATTATTTATGCATTGCAGACGATGGTTGTGCGTGGTGCGCCTGCTATCGGCGTTACGGCAGCATATGGGTGTTGGATTGCAGCAAATGAAGTTGCAGACAGCAAGAATTGGAAAGAAGAGCTTAACGTCAAGCTGGAAGAAATTGCAGAAGCGCGCCCAACCGCAGTTAACTTGCGTTGGGGAGTAGAGCGTATGAAAGCATTATGGGCATCTTCTCAGGTTGAAACTATCGAAGAGCTCATGAAGATCTGGCTTGAGGAAGCAAAGATTATTCATCAAGAAGATATTGAAATTTGCAAGCTTATCGGCGTACACGGGGCAACTGTTATAGAAGACGGCGATACTATTATGACCCATTGTAATGCAGGGGCACTTGCAACAGCAGGATACGGTACAGCACTTGGTGTTGTTCGTGGTGCCATAGATGCTGGTAAAAAAGATGTTTCAGTTATTGCAAACGAAACTCGTCCATTCCTTCAAGGCGCGCGACTGACTGCGTATGAGCTGAAAGAAGACGGGATTCCTGTTACCGTAGCATGTGACAATGCTTGCGGGCTTCTCATGCGTCGGGGCATGGTTAATAAAGTTGTTGTAGGCGCAGACCGCGTTGCCGCAAATGGTGATGCTGTAAATAAAATCGGCACGTACTCCGTGGCGCTCCTCGCTAAAGCGCACAAGGTTCCTTTTTATGTAGCAGCTCCATTGTCCACTATTGACAGAAATATGCCTGATGGTGATTCAACCCCGATTGAAGATCGTACTCCGTTGGAAGTAACGCACGTGGGTGATACCCAGATTACTCCAGATGGCGTACCAGTGTTTAACTTTGCTTTCGATCCGACTCCAAATGAGCTTATTGCAGGGATCGTGACTGAAGTGGGTGTGCTGCGTCCTCCGTTCACTGAGTCCATCAAGAAAGCCTTCGAAGAGCAGGGTAAGTAG
- a CDS encoding GGDEF domain-containing protein codes for MRALTSLVLSLFLPITILAGTFFIVMNQHFIPQSVLPIVPALPFIFAISGGAIAWQFKRSRAVFLLILIALCCWFITLYLPGMSSAGMRLRLAYGLSAMLLPINLVIFAYCEDRGVLTLWGSISGAFITIQAAIVAAMLATPQQDSFIAWLQETALSLDRIDILPIWATSWTFIPQIVLMVTGTVLFLLLIFMTLNKGKRDSIYVTLITSCIAVMGAYHYVTIPNASALFFTAAAVIVTLSLFQDSYFMAYVDELTDLPSRRALNADFKKLGRKYALAMVDIDHFKKFNDTYGHDIGDDVLRMVAGHLSRVSGGGRAYRYGGEEFTIVFPKGVATEVQSHLDELRQRIATTNFHIRSGKRAPKKRNARKGSVNVTISIGVAERTDGSQSPMEVVKMADKALYKAKGAGRNIVKLASAPRNSRSNDKKSRFSR; via the coding sequence ATGAGAGCACTTACCAGTTTAGTTCTCTCTTTGTTCCTGCCTATTACTATCCTTGCGGGAACATTTTTTATCGTAATGAATCAGCATTTCATTCCGCAATCAGTTCTTCCTATCGTACCTGCTTTACCGTTTATTTTTGCCATTAGCGGTGGTGCCATTGCCTGGCAATTTAAGCGGAGCAGAGCCGTTTTTCTGTTAATACTGATAGCACTCTGTTGCTGGTTTATTACCCTATATCTACCCGGTATGAGCAGTGCCGGCATGCGCCTGCGTTTGGCCTATGGTCTTTCTGCAATGTTATTGCCCATAAACTTAGTCATCTTTGCCTACTGTGAAGACAGAGGCGTTCTCACGCTTTGGGGCTCCATTTCCGGAGCATTCATCACTATTCAGGCAGCAATTGTTGCAGCCATGCTTGCCACTCCACAGCAAGATAGCTTCATTGCATGGCTTCAAGAAACTGCACTTTCACTTGATCGTATCGATATTTTGCCCATATGGGCAACGAGTTGGACATTTATCCCACAAATCGTACTGATGGTTACCGGGACTGTTTTATTTCTTCTGCTCATATTCATGACTCTCAACAAAGGTAAACGTGACAGCATATACGTAACGCTTATCACAAGCTGTATTGCCGTTATGGGGGCATATCATTACGTAACTATCCCCAACGCAAGCGCACTTTTTTTTACAGCAGCAGCGGTTATCGTCACCCTTTCTTTATTTCAAGATTCATACTTCATGGCATACGTGGACGAGTTGACAGACTTACCTTCACGCAGAGCCTTGAATGCCGATTTCAAAAAACTCGGCAGAAAATACGCACTGGCAATGGTTGATATCGACCATTTTAAAAAGTTCAACGACACATACGGACACGACATCGGTGATGATGTACTGCGCATGGTTGCAGGGCATCTGTCCAGAGTCTCCGGCGGTGGCAGAGCCTACCGATACGGAGGCGAAGAATTTACTATTGTGTTCCCAAAAGGCGTAGCAACGGAAGTTCAATCGCACCTTGATGAATTGCGCCAACGAATTGCCACAACGAACTTTCACATTCGTAGCGGCAAGCGTGCTCCTAAAAAAAGAAACGCACGCAAGGGCTCTGTAAACGTCACAATATCCATTGGGGTAGCCGAACGTACAGATGGGTCACAATCACCTATGGAAGTGGTAAAGATGGCAGATAAAGCCCTCTACAAAGCAAAAGGCGCAGGACGAAATATCGTTAAGCTTGCCTCAGCACCAAGAAACAGCAGATCAAACGACAAGAAATCCCGATTCAGCAGATAA